Genomic segment of Dactylococcopsis salina PCC 8305:
TTCAGGCGATCGAGGATTGTCTGTTTTGCTTCTCCTTGTACTGATGGCATCGCCAAGAGGATGGTTTTTACCCCGTAATGTCGAATCAGTTTCGGCAGTTTTTGAGCAGGATAAACCGTTATGCCATTAATTTGTTGTCCCTGCAATTGAAGTTGATCATCGACAAAAGCAATCACTTGATATGTTTGTTGGTGATAGAGAGCTTGTGCTAATTGTGTTCCAGCTTCCCCAGCCCCATAAATGATCACTCTTGAAGCCAGTTCCCCAATAAAAAAAGGAGATTGAGGATTATAAAGACACCAACGAATTGATAAACGTACTGTCACCATAAGGACAATACTTAACAGAGCATCATTAAGGATAACAGAACGGGGGAGTTGTTCGATTTGAAAAAGGAAGCCCAAGAAAACAATAATGCCATAGCTGACAGCAATTGGGTAAGTCACCTTATAGAAAAGCTCTACTCCCACATAACGTAGAATAGAGCGATACATTCCCAGTGCTTGCAACACTGCTAACTTAACCAATACGGTGATGAGAGTGATTGGAGAATATTCTAAGAGTAAGCGACCAACGGATAAAGTTTCAAATCTAATCCCAAAGGCAATGATCAAACTGATGATAATCAGTGTTAAATCAATTGTGATAAAGCTCCACTGTTTTTGAGAACGAGACAAAGAAGAATGAATTTTCTGACAAATTTTTGCGAGGGGTTTGACCATTGATAATGATTTGATGATAATCACTGAGTGTAAAGGCAACAAGTGTGATTGATGAGGGTAAAAGTAGATTATTTAGTTCTAGAGAATTGACAATGAAACATAATTACTGCTGATTTCCTGTTTATATTAAGGGGAATAGACACGAATTTATACTAGGTCAATAGGATTTGATTACTCTGTCATATCTTGGTTAAAGAAAGCACGTTAGTTTAATTAATGACTACTATCTGATGGGATAAGTTTCCCAACCCAGATGAACTAGAGAACAAGATGGGATCATGCTTTGCAGTTTAGATCGAGTTGAGAATTTATTATGATCTGCGGTGACTATAGTCATCAACATGGAGATTACACTAAGTCAAAATAATGAAAGCAATGGCGAATGAAAACGGTATGTTGAATTTACCTCCCCTAAATCAAGATACCTTATGGGGAATTCTACGAGAGGAAATACCCGATCGAACGGTTAACGAATTAGTTTGGCACTATCTGGGTTATCGCTATGATTCCCAGCAACAAGCATGGCATAATGAACAAGTGCCATCGGAGTGGCGCGACACTTACCCCCAACCTCCTGATTTTATTGAGAGTCGTCCAGCTACTGTCAAACTTACTCGATCGATTCCGAAGCCGAATAAACAACTTTTAAAGGAGAAACTCGGCTTTAAGGGCTACAAAATTGGTGAATTTGGTCCCCGACAAACGAGACGCGCCACCATGGTAAACTGGTTGCTCAGTTATATGCAGGATCAAGGATGGCTCGATTAATACCATTTTGGAAAAGTAAAGTTACATTTAAGCCCCCCAAACTTGGGGGGTTGGGGGGGCTTAAGTAATCGATACCGTAGCACCAACTCTTCAAAATGGTATAAGCATCCGTAAAGCATGAAAATCAATTCTCTGATAATGTAAGTTCTGTATAGTCAGCTTTTATTTTGCAAGACTGAAGGAGATTCTAATGAATTGGCAAAAATTACGACAAATTCTCATTGTATTTATTGCAGGTATTTTCTTATTTGTTACTACCGCTTGTGGAAGTGAAGCCTCTGATCAAACTCAATCAGATGAGGATGTTCAGCAAATTCCTACCGAGTTGACTCAAGAAACGGAAGACACCGCAACTTCTGACGCTGAGGAAGAGGAAGTTGTAGAGGAAGACACTGCTAGTCTTGAAGAGGAAGAAGTAGTCGAGGAAACCACGACTCCTGACGCTGAGGAAGAGGAAGTTGTAGAGGAAACCGCAACTCCTGACGCTGAGGAAGAGGAAGTTGTAGAGGAAACCGCAACTCCTGACGCTGAAGAAGAGGAAGCCGTCGAAGAAGACACTGCTAATCTTGAAGAGGAAGAAGTTGTAGAGGAAACCGCAACTCCTGACGCTGAAGAAGAGGAAGCCGTCGAAGAAGACACTGCCGCTGTTTATGGGCTAATCTATTCCTAAACGTGAGTTAACTTGAATTCATTAAGGAGTGATATGGTTAAAACTGCTTCTACAATGTTGGATTTAGGGACAAAAGCTCCCAACTTTCAACTTCCTGATACGGTTTCTGGGGAAACGATTTCCCTAGAGACATTTGCCGATAAAAAAGGGTTGTTGGTGATGTTTATTTGTCAACATTGTCCTTTTGTTAAGCATATTAAATCAGAGTTGGCTCGCATTGGGAAAGATTATGTGGAGAAGGGCTTAGGAGTGGTTGCGATTAGCTCTAATAGCGTCGAAACTCATCCTGATGATGCTCCTGAAAATCTTAAGGCGATGGCGGAAGAAGAAGGGTTTAATTTCCCTTTCTGCTATGACGAAACCCAAGAGGTGGCTAAAGCCTATACAGCTGCTTGTACTCCTGATTTTTTCCTATTCGATCGCGATCGCAGTCTAGTTTATCGTGGACAACTTGATGATAGTAGTCCAGGCAATGATGAACCCGTAAATGGGAAAGACTTGCGAGCTGCGATCGAAAATGTTTTAGCGGATCAACCAGTGAACCCCGAACAACAACCGAGTATCGGCTGTAATATCAAGTGGGCGCCTGGTAATGAACCACCTTATTTTCAAGGTTAAATAAGTTCATTCGGTTAAAACTAATGTCAACGACCCACCGTTAAACCTCTTGGGAGGTTATAACGGGGGCTTCTTGAAGCCCACAAGTTGACCAGCCTAAGTCTCTAGAAGACTACGTTTCTAAAGCCATCACACCTCGGAATGCGTGCTAGTTCCCCGCTCTGTGGTTAACAGTTAAACATTCCTAACTGGGTTAAGAAAGTGCTGTTAGCTTGACAAACTTTAGAAACCTTGGCGAAGCATACTTAACTCGGTGTAGCGAAGTATCCCATTACTGGGAACTAAAGGGAGACTACACCTCTCTCCCTTTAACCTTTTGTAAACATATCAAATGGAGGACGTGCTTTCCTAAGGGGCTGTCGTCTGGGGTTTCCCCAGACGTTTATACGCCCCGTCTCCCCCTAACCTTCGGTATAGAGGGAGTCTCCAGCACGAAGAATAGATGAAATCGACTTATTGTTGCTACACCCCCCTATAATCCCCCCTAACCCCCCTTTGAAAGGCAGGGCTGTTTCATTCTTTTAAAATTAAGGGAGGTAGGGAGATGGGGGAGACAAGGGAGACAAGGGAGATGGGGGAGATTTCAGGACTCTTTTTTCTTATGAAAAAGCCAAAAAGTAGGAAAAACGTCTCGATCGAACGTACCGTAAGAGGTTCAGGCGATCGAGCGAAGCTCGGTGCGCGGAGCGCAATCGCTGCCAATTTTGACCCCGAGAATGAAACAGCCCTGCCTTTGAAAGGGGGGAAAAGAAATAACACTCCTTTGAAAGGGGGGAAAAGAAATAACCTTGCTTTCCCCCAAGATTGGGGGTGAGGGGGCTGAAGTTGAAAAATGTTGGGTTTCACCCAACCTACTTTTTTAG
This window contains:
- a CDS encoding DUF1823 family protein is translated as MLNLPPLNQDTLWGILREEIPDRTVNELVWHYLGYRYDSQQQAWHNEQVPSEWRDTYPQPPDFIESRPATVKLTRSIPKPNKQLLKEKLGFKGYKIGEFGPRQTRRATMVNWLLSYMQDQGWLD
- a CDS encoding thioredoxin family protein — translated: MVKTASTMLDLGTKAPNFQLPDTVSGETISLETFADKKGLLVMFICQHCPFVKHIKSELARIGKDYVEKGLGVVAISSNSVETHPDDAPENLKAMAEEEGFNFPFCYDETQEVAKAYTAACTPDFFLFDRDRSLVYRGQLDDSSPGNDEPVNGKDLRAAIENVLADQPVNPEQQPSIGCNIKWAPGNEPPYFQG